From the genome of Hyperolius riggenbachi isolate aHypRig1 chromosome 9, aHypRig1.pri, whole genome shotgun sequence, one region includes:
- the LOC137532332 gene encoding uncharacterized protein, with the protein MTLQSGDLSPARSVHVISGSSMDEGLQLDSWQHAEDSHGAASGGDDMSLGSGPDGMVECPGPNLNLHVSSETNTTVHNQSPTSDQANSGTSFHSRNYTRADYNTDRWHSRHFLQAQEDYRVLMEEHMRRFHQDFETFNRTATDLAGNVQRLANAGVGQEASHQRLAEDVDRQNLILSRMARAAESQNALLARLADGVERQNLTQARMAEALERQNAISERQNALMNQILNK; encoded by the exons ATGACCCTCCAATCTGGGGACTTATCTCCGGCACGGTCTG TTCATGTGATTTCTGGGTCCAGCATGGATGAGGGCCTGCAGTTGGACTCATGGCAACATGCGGAGGATTCCCATGGAGCAGCAAGTGGTG GTGATGACATGTCACTGGGTAGTGGTCCCGATGGGATGGTTGAATGCCCAGGCCCAAACCTCAACCTTCACGTCTCTTCTGAAACAAACACCACTGTACATAATCAGTCACCAACATCTGACCAGGCCAACTCTGGCACCTCCTTCCATTCCAGAAACTACACTCGGGCAGACTATAACACCGACCGGTGGCATTCCCGGCATTTTCTCCAGGCCCAAGAGGACTATAGGGTCCTCATGGAGGAACACATGCGCCGCTTCCACCAAGACTTTGAGACCTTCAACCGTACTGCTACGGACCTGGCTGGAAATGTGCAGAGACTGGCCAATGCTGGAGTGGGCCAAGAGGCGAGCCACCAGCGTTTGGCAGAGGATGTTGATCGGCAAAACTTAATTCTGAGCCGGATGGCTCGGGCTGCCGAAAGCCAAAATGCTCTCTTGGCACGGTTGGCTGATGGTGTTGAGCGGCAGAACCTCACTCAGGCCAGAATGGCTGAAGCCCTTGAAAGGCAAAATGCCATTTCAGAACGCCAGAATGCTTTGATGAACCAGATTTTGAATAAATAA